A single window of [Clostridium] hylemonae DSM 15053 DNA harbors:
- the dnaG gene encoding DNA primase: MYYSDDLIEEVRAKNDIVDVISGYVKLQKKGSSYFGLCPFHNEKSPSFSVSRQKQMYYCFGCGAGGNVFTFIMEYENYTFLEALRYLAERAGVELPEQDESEESRKKAGVRSTLLEINKLAAQFYYAQLKDPRGEHALSYLKQRELSDETIRAFGLGYSGKSGKELYRYLKSKGYSDDILFKAGLIAFNEKSGPYDKFWNRVMFPIMDANSKVIGFGGRVMGDGQPKYLNSPETMIFDKSRNLYGLNRARTFRKPYFLLCEGYMDVISLHQAGFGNAVASLGTALTSGHASLIRRYVEEVYLTYDSDEAGTKAALRAAPILKEAGITARVIRMEPYKDPDEFIKNMGAEAFEERIGKARNGFMFGLEVLEKQYDMKTPEGKTEFMREAATRLTEFDEEIERNNYIEAVAGAYHVGYEDLRKLVGRMAVQKGLAKPVVRAKTASGREKENGIVKSQKILLTWLIEEETIFRQIEKYIKPSDFTGELYRTVAQLLYEQYEAGEVNPAKLMNHFTDEEEHREVAGLFHTKIKELSTAAEQEKALKETVMRVKSHSIEEATHNLEPADIQGLQRLMEDKRALQDLEKLHISVN, from the coding sequence ATGTATTATTCAGATGATCTGATCGAAGAAGTGAGAGCGAAAAATGACATAGTAGATGTGATTTCAGGTTATGTGAAACTGCAGAAAAAAGGAAGTTCCTATTTTGGTTTATGTCCGTTCCATAATGAAAAGTCACCGTCTTTTTCTGTCAGCAGGCAGAAGCAGATGTACTATTGCTTCGGGTGCGGCGCCGGAGGCAATGTATTTACGTTTATAATGGAATATGAAAACTATACGTTTCTGGAAGCGCTCCGCTATCTGGCAGAGCGTGCCGGTGTCGAACTGCCTGAGCAGGACGAGTCCGAAGAATCAAGGAAAAAGGCCGGTGTAAGGTCGACGCTTCTGGAGATCAACAAGCTGGCGGCACAGTTTTATTACGCGCAGCTGAAAGATCCAAGGGGAGAGCACGCGCTCAGCTATCTGAAGCAAAGGGAGCTGAGCGATGAGACGATACGGGCGTTCGGCCTTGGGTATTCCGGCAAGTCGGGAAAAGAACTGTACAGATACCTGAAGTCTAAAGGATACTCGGATGACATATTGTTTAAGGCGGGACTGATCGCGTTTAATGAGAAAAGCGGTCCGTATGACAAGTTCTGGAACCGTGTCATGTTCCCGATCATGGATGCCAACAGTAAAGTCATAGGCTTCGGAGGACGGGTGATGGGCGACGGACAGCCGAAGTATCTCAACTCCCCGGAGACGATGATATTTGATAAGAGCAGGAACCTGTACGGACTCAACAGGGCAAGAACATTCAGAAAACCATATTTTCTGCTCTGTGAAGGGTATATGGATGTCATATCTCTGCATCAGGCCGGGTTCGGCAATGCGGTTGCTTCGCTCGGAACAGCGCTCACCTCGGGACATGCGTCCCTGATCCGCAGATATGTGGAGGAAGTATATCTTACTTATGACAGCGATGAGGCAGGGACGAAAGCCGCGCTCAGGGCCGCGCCCATCCTGAAAGAGGCGGGGATCACCGCCAGGGTGATCCGCATGGAGCCATACAAAGACCCGGACGAATTCATAAAGAATATGGGAGCTGAGGCCTTTGAGGAGCGGATCGGCAAGGCGCGCAACGGATTTATGTTCGGGCTGGAAGTGCTGGAAAAGCAGTATGACATGAAAACGCCGGAAGGCAAGACAGAGTTCATGCGGGAGGCGGCGACACGTCTTACTGAATTTGACGAAGAGATCGAACGGAATAATTACATAGAAGCAGTGGCCGGCGCGTACCACGTCGGGTATGAAGATTTGAGAAAGCTGGTAGGGCGCATGGCGGTCCAGAAAGGACTTGCGAAACCTGTCGTGAGAGCGAAGACGGCTTCCGGCCGTGAGAAGGAGAACGGGATCGTCAAATCCCAGAAAATACTGCTCACCTGGCTGATCGAGGAAGAAACCATTTTCCGGCAGATAGAGAAATATATCAAGCCTTCCGATTTTACGGGAGAGCTGTACCGGACAGTCGCACAGCTGTTGTACGAACAATACGAGGCGGGGGAGGTAAACCCGGCGAAGCTTATGAATCACTTCACGGATGAGGAAGAACACCGGGAGGTTGCAGGCCTGTTCCACACGAAGATAAAAGAGCTTTCCACCGCGGCAGAGCAGGAAAAAGCACTGAAGGAGACGGTAATGCGGGTGAAGAGCCACAGCATCGAGGAGGCCACGCACAATCTGGAGCCTGCGGATATCCAGGGTCTGCAGCGGCTGATGGAAGACAAAAGAGCCCTGCAGGACCTTGAAAAACTGCATATTTCTGTCAATTAA
- a CDS encoding tRNA (adenine(22)-N(1))-methyltransferase, with protein MELSKRLRAVAGLVTEGASVADIGTDHGYIPIYLAAHGTAGKVIASDINEGPLERARIHIQGQKDVCGKIETRRSDGLKAIKPGEADTMIAAGMGGGLIIRILEEGKDVTEQMKDLILQPQSEAGKVRSYLNGHGFVIVEEDMVEEEGKYYPMMRAEHGTAGTYTETELCYGKLLLEQRHPVLREYLLREQRIKRDIEVQLGESESERSAKRRKELEKERKLIQNALEYYR; from the coding sequence ATGGAACTATCAAAAAGACTGCGTGCAGTAGCCGGTCTTGTGACAGAGGGCGCCTCTGTTGCAGACATCGGAACTGACCACGGGTATATACCTATTTATCTCGCCGCGCACGGGACCGCCGGGAAGGTGATCGCCTCGGATATCAATGAAGGGCCGCTTGAGAGGGCCAGAATACATATACAGGGACAAAAAGATGTATGCGGAAAGATTGAGACGAGACGGTCGGACGGCCTTAAAGCCATAAAGCCCGGGGAGGCTGATACAATGATAGCCGCGGGAATGGGCGGAGGACTCATCATCCGTATACTGGAAGAAGGAAAGGACGTGACAGAGCAGATGAAAGACCTTATCCTCCAGCCTCAGTCCGAGGCCGGGAAGGTGCGCAGTTATCTGAACGGCCACGGCTTTGTCATTGTAGAAGAGGATATGGTGGAGGAAGAAGGAAAATACTATCCCATGATGCGGGCGGAGCACGGAACAGCCGGCACATATACAGAGACTGAGCTTTGTTACGGAAAGCTGCTCCTGGAACAGCGGCATCCCGTATTAAGAGAATATCTGCTGAGGGAACAGCGTATAAAAAGGGATATAGAAGTACAGCTGGGTGAAAGCGAAAGTGAGCGCTCAGCAAAGCGGAGGAAAGAGCTTGAAAAAGAAAGAAAGCTGATACAGAACGCGCTTGAATATTATAGATAG
- the rpoD gene encoding RNA polymerase sigma factor RpoD, which yields MEENTVKFEEKLKELVSLGKKKKSILELQEINDFFSDMELESEQMERVFEHLEANNIDVLRISGDDDDIDDADIIISEEDEVDVEKIDLSVPDGISIEDPVRMYLKEIGKVPLLTADEEVDLAKRMADGDEEAKKRLAEANLRLVVSIAKRYVGRGMLFLDLIQEGNLGLIKAVEKFDYHKGFKFSTYATWWIRQAITRAIADQARTIRIPVHMVETINKLIRVSRQLLQELGREPTPEEIAAELDMPVERVREILKISQEPVSLETPIGEEEDSHLGDFIQDDNVPVPAEAAAQTLLKEQLDEVLDTLTEREQKVLRLRFGMNDGRARTLEEVGKEFDVTRERIRQIEAKALRKLRHPSRSRKLRDYLD from the coding sequence ATGGAAGAAAACACAGTGAAATTTGAGGAGAAATTAAAAGAACTCGTATCTCTTGGAAAAAAGAAGAAAAGTATTCTGGAGCTTCAGGAGATCAACGATTTCTTCTCTGACATGGAACTTGAATCTGAACAGATGGAAAGAGTGTTTGAACATCTGGAAGCGAACAACATTGACGTGCTGAGAATCAGCGGGGATGACGATGATATTGACGATGCGGATATCATAATCTCCGAGGAGGATGAAGTAGACGTCGAAAAAATAGATCTTTCTGTTCCGGATGGGATCAGTATTGAAGATCCGGTCCGCATGTACCTGAAAGAGATCGGTAAAGTTCCGCTTCTCACGGCGGATGAGGAAGTAGACCTTGCAAAGAGGATGGCAGACGGGGATGAGGAGGCCAAGAAGAGACTCGCCGAGGCGAATCTGCGTCTCGTAGTCAGTATCGCCAAGCGTTACGTGGGCCGGGGCATGCTGTTTCTCGATCTGATCCAGGAAGGAAACCTGGGCCTTATTAAAGCCGTGGAAAAGTTTGACTATCATAAAGGGTTTAAGTTCAGTACGTATGCCACATGGTGGATCCGCCAGGCGATCACGAGAGCCATTGCCGACCAGGCGAGAACGATCCGTATTCCGGTCCATATGGTGGAGACGATCAATAAGCTGATCCGTGTGTCCAGACAATTACTGCAGGAGCTGGGGAGAGAACCTACGCCGGAGGAGATCGCGGCCGAGCTGGACATGCCGGTAGAGCGGGTCAGGGAGATCCTTAAGATCTCCCAGGAGCCGGTGTCTCTCGAGACGCCGATCGGCGAGGAGGAGGACAGCCATCTCGGTGATTTCATACAGGACGACAACGTCCCCGTGCCGGCGGAAGCAGCGGCTCAGACGCTTCTGAAAGAGCAGCTGGACGAGGTGCTGGATACTTTGACGGAGAGGGAGCAGAAGGTCCTCCGGCTGAGATTCGGCATGAATGATGGACGGGCCCGTACGCTGGAGGAAGTCGGCAAGGAATTTGACGTCACAAGAGAACGTATCCGCCAGATCGAGGCGAAAGCACTTAGAAAGCTGCGTCATCCGAGCCGCAGCAGAAAATTAAGAGATTATCTGGATTAA
- a CDS encoding nucleoside kinase: protein MDKEMYSVQIGEEIKRYERGTTYERIAQEYQKDYPYDIVLVFVNGRLQELYKTLNSDAVISFVTTADNIGHKTYKRSMSLMLVKAVYDVANHEAIDKVRIHYAVSKGYYCTIEGDIELNEEFLDKVEARMYEMVEMNMPIQKRSIHTDDAVALFRQHGMRDKERLFEYRRVSKVNIYSMNEFEDYYYGYMVPSAGYLKYFKLYLYDEGFVIQMPVEEAPDIVPPFEPQNKLFQVLKESTKWGDIQGIETVGALNDKITKSDVREVVLVQEAMQEKKIAEIASEIAGRPEIKFVLIAGPSSSGKTTFSHRLSIQLRANGLVPHPIAVDNYFVERENNPKDADGNYDFECLEAVDVELFNRQLRQLTEGKEVIIPNFNFVTGHKEYTNKPKKLGANDVLVIEGIHCLNPKLTEQLADENKYKIYISGLTQLNIDEHNRIPTTDGRLIRRIVRDARTRGSSARRTISMWPSVRRGEEQNIFPFQEEADVMFNSALIYELAVLKPYVEALLFGIEKDCVEYIEAKRLLKFLDYFVGIGSEYVPTNSLLREFIGGGCFNL from the coding sequence ATGGATAAAGAAATGTACAGCGTACAGATAGGGGAGGAAATAAAGCGTTATGAGCGCGGAACTACATATGAACGGATCGCTCAGGAATATCAGAAAGATTATCCTTATGATATCGTGCTCGTATTCGTGAACGGACGGCTTCAGGAACTGTATAAGACGCTGAACTCCGACGCTGTGATAAGCTTTGTGACAACGGCTGACAATATCGGCCACAAGACGTACAAGAGAAGTATGAGCCTGATGCTTGTAAAAGCTGTCTATGACGTGGCCAACCACGAGGCGATCGACAAGGTCCGGATCCACTATGCGGTGAGTAAGGGCTATTACTGCACGATAGAGGGAGACATTGAACTAAATGAAGAGTTCCTTGATAAAGTAGAGGCACGTATGTACGAGATGGTCGAGATGAATATGCCCATTCAGAAGAGAAGTATCCATACGGACGACGCTGTAGCGCTCTTCCGCCAGCACGGGATGCGGGATAAGGAGCGTCTGTTTGAATACCGGAGAGTGTCAAAGGTCAATATATACAGCATGAATGAATTTGAAGATTATTATTACGGATACATGGTGCCGAGCGCCGGGTATCTGAAATATTTTAAACTGTACCTGTATGACGAGGGCTTTGTCATCCAGATGCCGGTGGAAGAGGCGCCGGATATCGTCCCTCCTTTTGAGCCTCAGAACAAGCTGTTCCAGGTGCTGAAGGAATCTACAAAGTGGGGGGATATACAGGGAATAGAGACGGTAGGAGCATTGAATGACAAGATAACCAAAAGCGACGTTCGTGAAGTGGTGCTTGTGCAGGAGGCCATGCAGGAAAAGAAGATCGCGGAGATCGCATCCGAGATCGCAGGCCGCCCGGAAATAAAGTTTGTACTTATCGCCGGTCCGTCCTCTTCCGGAAAGACGACATTTTCCCACAGGCTCTCGATCCAGCTTCGTGCAAATGGACTCGTGCCCCATCCGATAGCTGTGGACAATTATTTTGTGGAACGGGAGAACAATCCGAAGGACGCGGACGGGAATTATGATTTTGAATGTCTTGAGGCTGTGGACGTAGAGCTGTTTAACAGACAGCTCCGGCAGCTGACAGAAGGAAAAGAAGTGATCATCCCCAACTTTAACTTCGTGACAGGACACAAAGAGTATACGAACAAACCGAAGAAGCTCGGCGCAAACGACGTGCTCGTGATAGAAGGGATCCACTGTCTGAATCCGAAGCTTACCGAACAGCTGGCAGATGAGAACAAGTATAAGATATACATCAGCGGCCTGACCCAGCTTAATATCGATGAGCATAACCGGATCCCGACCACAGACGGAAGACTCATACGGAGGATCGTGCGTGACGCAAGAACGCGCGGATCGTCCGCCCGAAGGACGATCAGTATGTGGCCGTCCGTGAGAAGGGGAGAGGAACAGAATATATTTCCGTTCCAGGAAGAGGCAGACGTAATGTTCAACTCTGCCCTCATCTACGAGCTGGCCGTCCTGAAGCCGTATGTAGAGGCGCTTCTGTTTGGCATTGAGAAAGACTGCGTGGAATATATAGAGGCAAAAAGACTTTTGAAATTTCTCGATTATTTTGTCGGGATCGGAAGTGAATATGTGCCGACAAACTCTCTGCTGAGAGAATTTATCGGCGGCGGCTGCTTTAACCTGTAA
- a CDS encoding Nif3-like dinuclear metal center hexameric protein has protein sequence MRCKEIIDLIEKKYSPEYALEWDNVGLLAGRDDKEVRRIYVALDATDEVVDAAAEQGADMLITHHPLIFGAVKRVTNEDFIGRRMIKMLQNDISYYAMHTNYDVLGMAELSGKMLDLHDAEVLEVTRDDGHPEGIGRVADLKEAIPLRECAGYVKDCFHLGPVKVFGKLEQKVKRIAISPGAGKSMTGAALRKKADVLITGDIDHHTGIDAVADGLCIIDAGHYGVEHIFIGDMKRYLEENTEHIDITAAPIQHPFEII, from the coding sequence ATGCGGTGTAAAGAAATCATAGACCTGATCGAGAAAAAGTATTCTCCGGAGTACGCGCTTGAGTGGGATAACGTGGGACTGCTTGCAGGCAGAGACGACAAGGAAGTGAGGCGTATCTACGTGGCGCTGGATGCGACAGACGAGGTTGTGGATGCGGCGGCAGAGCAGGGAGCAGATATGCTCATCACACATCATCCCCTCATTTTCGGCGCGGTAAAGCGGGTGACAAACGAGGATTTTATCGGGCGGCGGATGATCAAAATGCTGCAGAATGACATATCTTATTATGCGATGCATACGAATTATGATGTGCTCGGCATGGCGGAGCTGTCCGGAAAGATGCTCGATCTTCATGACGCGGAAGTTCTGGAAGTGACGAGAGACGACGGGCATCCTGAAGGGATCGGCAGAGTGGCAGACCTGAAAGAGGCCATACCGCTCAGAGAGTGTGCCGGATACGTAAAGGACTGCTTTCACCTCGGGCCGGTCAAAGTATTCGGGAAACTGGAGCAGAAGGTGAAAAGGATCGCCATATCACCGGGCGCGGGAAAAAGCATGACGGGCGCGGCGCTCCGCAAAAAGGCGGATGTGCTCATCACCGGAGACATTGACCATCACACGGGCATTGACGCTGTGGCAGACGGGCTCTGTATCATTGATGCCGGACATTATGGTGTGGAACATATTTTTATCGGTGATATGAAACGGTATCTGGAAGAAAATACTGAGCATATAGATATAACAGCAGCGCCTATACAGCATCCGTTCGAGATCATATAA